From Domibacillus sp. DTU_2020_1001157_1_SI_ALB_TIR_016, a single genomic window includes:
- the leuS gene encoding leucine--tRNA ligase gives MNFDHKKIEQKWQHYWEQNKTFKMNNDSDKPKFYALDMFPYPSGAGLHVGHPEGYTATDILSRFKRMQGYNVLHPMGWDAFGLPAEQYALDTGNDPAEFTEQNINNFRRQIKSLGFSYDWDREINTTDPDYYKWTQWIFLELYKKGLAYVDEVPVNWCPALGTVLANEEVIDGKSERGGHPVERRPMRQWMLKITAYADRLIEDLEELDWPESIKDMQRNWIGRSEGAEVTFNIDGHDETFTVFTTRPDTLFGATYAVLAPEHPFVEKITTAEQKEAVEQYIDGVKSKSDLERTDLAKDKTGVFTGAYAVNPVNGEKMPIWIADYVLITYGTGAIMAVPAHDERDYEFARKFDLPIKEVVAGGNVEEEAYTGDGEHINSDFLNGLNKEDAIAQMIAWLEKEGIGTKKVTYRLRDWLFSRQRYWGEPIPIIHWEDGTMTAVPESELPLVLPKTKEIRPSGTGESPLAIIEDWVNVVDPETGKKGRRETNTMPQWAGSCWYYLRFIDPTNKEALADADLLKRWLPVDIYIGGAEHAVLHLLYARFWHKVLYDIGVVHTKEPFQKLFNQGMILGENNEKMSKSKGNVVNPDEIVESHGADTLRLYEMFMGPLEASIAWSTNGVEGARRFLDRIWRLLVMDDGSLTSKVGEGDTALEKVYHQTVKKVTEDYEGLRFNTAISQMMVFVNEANKAETIPTEYAEGFVKLLSPLAPHLAEELWEKLGHSETVTYEAWPQFDESKLVDNEVEIVLQLNGKVKAKRMVSKDATREQLEELAMQDEQFAAELTGKTVRKVIAVPGKLVNVVAN, from the coding sequence ATGAATTTTGATCACAAAAAGATCGAGCAAAAATGGCAGCACTATTGGGAACAAAATAAAACTTTTAAAATGAACAATGATTCGGATAAGCCGAAGTTTTACGCACTGGATATGTTTCCGTATCCATCAGGCGCCGGGCTTCACGTTGGTCACCCGGAAGGCTATACGGCAACAGATATTTTAAGCCGTTTTAAGCGTATGCAGGGATACAATGTGCTTCATCCAATGGGATGGGATGCATTCGGGCTTCCGGCAGAACAATACGCCCTTGATACTGGAAACGACCCGGCCGAATTTACAGAACAAAATATTAATAACTTCCGCCGTCAAATCAAATCACTCGGGTTTTCTTATGACTGGGATCGTGAAATCAATACAACAGACCCGGATTATTATAAATGGACACAGTGGATTTTCCTGGAATTGTATAAAAAAGGGCTGGCATATGTAGATGAAGTGCCGGTTAACTGGTGCCCGGCACTAGGAACGGTTCTTGCAAATGAAGAAGTGATTGATGGAAAATCAGAACGCGGCGGCCACCCGGTTGAACGCCGCCCAATGCGTCAATGGATGCTTAAAATAACGGCTTATGCGGACCGTTTAATCGAAGATTTAGAGGAGTTGGACTGGCCAGAGAGCATCAAAGATATGCAGCGTAACTGGATTGGCCGTTCTGAAGGAGCAGAAGTAACGTTCAATATTGACGGCCATGACGAAACGTTTACGGTATTCACAACGCGTCCAGACACGCTGTTTGGAGCGACGTATGCTGTTTTGGCTCCTGAACATCCATTTGTTGAAAAAATTACTACAGCGGAACAAAAAGAAGCCGTCGAGCAATATATTGATGGAGTCAAATCAAAAAGTGATCTTGAGCGGACCGATCTTGCCAAGGACAAAACCGGTGTTTTCACAGGCGCTTATGCCGTAAACCCGGTAAACGGTGAAAAAATGCCGATCTGGATCGCAGATTATGTATTGATCACATATGGTACGGGTGCGATTATGGCCGTTCCGGCACATGATGAGCGTGACTATGAGTTTGCGCGGAAATTTGATTTGCCAATCAAGGAAGTGGTAGCCGGAGGAAATGTAGAAGAAGAAGCCTATACAGGAGACGGCGAGCATATTAATTCAGACTTCCTTAACGGTTTAAACAAAGAAGATGCGATTGCGCAAATGATCGCCTGGCTCGAAAAAGAAGGCATTGGTACGAAAAAAGTGACGTACCGTCTTCGTGACTGGCTGTTCAGCCGTCAGCGTTACTGGGGTGAGCCAATTCCGATTATTCACTGGGAAGACGGTACAATGACAGCTGTTCCAGAATCAGAGCTGCCGCTTGTATTGCCGAAAACGAAGGAAATTCGTCCGTCCGGCACTGGTGAATCACCACTTGCTATTATTGAAGACTGGGTGAATGTCGTGGATCCGGAAACAGGCAAAAAAGGCCGCCGGGAAACAAATACAATGCCGCAATGGGCGGGAAGCTGCTGGTACTACCTGCGCTTTATCGATCCGACCAACAAAGAAGCGCTTGCGGATGCCGATCTTTTAAAACGCTGGCTGCCGGTTGATATTTATATCGGCGGAGCAGAGCATGCTGTACTTCACTTGCTATATGCGCGTTTCTGGCATAAAGTGCTGTATGATATCGGTGTGGTTCATACAAAAGAGCCATTCCAGAAATTATTTAACCAGGGAATGATCCTTGGGGAAAACAATGAAAAAATGAGTAAATCAAAAGGCAACGTCGTTAATCCGGACGAAATCGTGGAAAGCCATGGTGCCGACACGCTCCGCCTTTACGAGATGTTCATGGGCCCACTTGAAGCATCGATTGCCTGGAGCACGAACGGCGTAGAAGGAGCACGCCGCTTCCTTGACCGCATTTGGCGTTTGCTTGTGATGGATGATGGTTCGTTAACATCAAAAGTAGGCGAAGGCGATACAGCGCTTGAGAAAGTGTATCACCAGACCGTGAAGAAAGTAACGGAAGACTATGAAGGCCTTCGCTTTAACACAGCCATCTCACAAATGATGGTATTTGTAAATGAAGCGAACAAAGCCGAAACGATTCCAACAGAATACGCAGAAGGATTTGTAAAGCTTCTATCACCGCTTGCTCCGCACTTGGCAGAAGAGCTATGGGAAAAGCTCGGCCACAGCGAGACGGTAACGTACGAAGCATGGCCGCAATTTGATGAGTCAAAGCTTGTCGATAACGAAGTTGAAATCGTCTTGCAGCTGAACGGAAAAGTAAAAGCAAAACGTATGGTATCTAAAGACGCTACGCGTGAACAACTGGAAGAACTGGCTATGCAGGACGAACAGTTTGCAGCGGAACTAACTGGTAAAACGGTTCGCAAGGTTATTGCTGTACCGGGCAAGCTTGTGAACGTTGTAGCCAATTAA
- a CDS encoding TIGR01212 family radical SAM protein (This family includes YhcC from E. coli K-12, an uncharacterized radical SAM protein.) — protein sequence MTNPFPYASDDRRYHTWNYHLRQHFGHKVFKVALDGGFDCPNRDGTVAFGGCTFCSAAGSGDFAGDRVDPLEKQFHDIKTKMHEKWKHGKYMAYFQAYTNTHAPVEVLREKYETVLKQDDVVGISIATRPDCLPDDVVDYLAELNERTYLWVELGLQTVHEKTARIINRAHDFQTYVEGVEKLRKHNIRICSHLINGLPLETPEMMMETAQAIADLDVQGIKIHLLHLLKGTPLVKQYEKGMLDFLSMQDYAKLVVDQLEILPPEMVVHRITGDGPIELMIGPMWSVNKWEVLNAIHAEMQKRDTWQGKFYKGAIVQP from the coding sequence ATGACAAACCCGTTTCCGTACGCAAGCGACGACAGACGGTATCATACATGGAATTATCATTTGCGGCAGCACTTCGGTCATAAAGTATTTAAAGTAGCACTTGACGGCGGATTTGACTGCCCTAACCGCGACGGCACGGTTGCTTTTGGCGGCTGTACATTTTGCAGTGCAGCAGGCTCAGGTGATTTTGCCGGCGACCGGGTTGACCCGCTGGAAAAACAGTTTCATGATATAAAAACAAAAATGCACGAAAAATGGAAGCACGGAAAATATATGGCGTATTTCCAGGCATATACGAATACACATGCGCCGGTTGAGGTGCTTCGTGAAAAATACGAGACAGTCCTGAAGCAGGATGATGTGGTTGGTATTTCGATCGCCACACGTCCGGACTGCCTTCCGGATGACGTTGTTGACTATTTGGCTGAACTGAATGAGCGTACGTATTTATGGGTAGAACTCGGCCTGCAGACCGTTCATGAAAAAACAGCCCGCATTATTAATCGTGCCCACGATTTTCAAACGTATGTGGAAGGCGTTGAAAAGCTGCGCAAGCACAACATCCGTATTTGCTCCCATTTAATTAACGGCCTGCCGCTTGAAACTCCCGAAATGATGATGGAGACAGCCCAGGCTATCGCTGATTTAGATGTACAGGGCATTAAAATTCACTTGCTGCACCTTTTAAAAGGGACTCCTCTTGTCAAACAGTACGAAAAAGGCATGCTGGACTTTTTATCGATGCAGGACTATGCGAAGCTTGTTGTAGACCAGCTTGAAATCCTGCCGCCGGAAATGGTTGTCCACCGCATTACGGGCGATGGCCCAATCGAGCTGATGATCGGCCCAATGTGGAGTGTCAATAAGTGGGAAGTATTGAATGCCATTCATGCCGAAATGCAAAAGCGCGATACGTGGCAGGGCAAGTTCTACAAAGGAGCTATTGTGCAGCCATGA
- a CDS encoding class I SAM-dependent methyltransferase → MTLDGILPFARLLIQKTLSDAPCFVDATAGNGHDTVFLAGLAGEDGRVFAFDVQEQAIHNTKKRVAEAGFSNRVSLFHSGHEEVRKHIPDFYHRGINAAIFNLGYLPKGDKSIITRPDTTIEAIRQLFDMLKPGGLIVLVVYHGHAGGADERNAVVEFAAGLDQQRAHVMQYGFINQVNTPPFIVAIEKRPAI, encoded by the coding sequence ATGACGCTAGATGGAATTTTGCCGTTCGCGCGGCTTCTCATTCAAAAAACCCTGTCAGATGCCCCATGCTTTGTCGATGCTACAGCCGGCAATGGACATGATACGGTATTTTTAGCCGGGCTGGCCGGCGAAGACGGCCGCGTTTTTGCATTCGACGTTCAAGAACAGGCGATTCATAATACAAAAAAACGCGTAGCAGAAGCGGGCTTCTCAAACCGTGTTTCGCTGTTTCATAGCGGCCATGAAGAGGTCCGAAAGCATATTCCAGACTTCTATCACAGAGGGATCAATGCAGCCATTTTTAATCTCGGCTACCTGCCAAAAGGCGACAAATCGATCATTACCAGACCGGATACCACTATTGAAGCCATCCGCCAGCTGTTTGATATGCTCAAACCCGGCGGTTTGATTGTACTCGTTGTATACCATGGCCATGCAGGCGGCGCTGATGAGCGGAATGCAGTGGTTGAATTTGCTGCCGGTCTTGACCAGCAGCGGGCACACGTTATGCAATACGGCTTTATCAACCAAGTAAACACGCCTCCTTTTATTGTCGCTATCGAAAAACGTCCGGCCATATAA
- a CDS encoding iron ABC transporter permease → MNDHLKKRARRVFTVSAVLLVVLFIASAASGKVAVPPMRLLETLLGNGTPREELILYSFRLPRMMITMLAGAALAVSGAILQSISHNPLADPGILGINAGAGLMVTIYALVFTPQSSTFLYMVPLFAFIGGMVTALIISAVSYHKTEGLDPIRLVLAGVGMAMAMAGIMLILASQFDSREYEFIAGWLAGDIWGNDWNFVKALVPWLVVLIPAVLWKSNVLNLLNLNEGTSAGLGVRVGRERIMLLLLSVALASAAVSVSGGIVFIGLMAPHIARGLTGPRHQHFVPVAAVIGALLLLGADTIGRLMPFTTSVPAGIIVTLIGAPYFMYLMVKK, encoded by the coding sequence ATGAATGATCATTTAAAGAAAAGAGCAAGACGCGTTTTCACCGTGTCAGCTGTACTTCTTGTTGTTTTATTTATAGCAAGTGCTGCGTCAGGAAAAGTGGCTGTTCCGCCGATGCGTCTTCTAGAAACGCTGCTCGGTAATGGGACACCTAGAGAAGAGCTTATTTTATACAGCTTCCGTCTGCCGCGCATGATGATTACGATGCTTGCCGGAGCGGCGCTGGCCGTCTCAGGCGCGATATTGCAAAGTATCTCCCACAATCCGCTGGCCGACCCCGGAATTCTCGGCATTAACGCGGGAGCGGGCTTGATGGTCACCATTTACGCGTTGGTCTTTACGCCGCAGTCTTCTACATTTTTATATATGGTGCCGCTGTTTGCATTTATTGGCGGCATGGTGACGGCACTCATCATTTCCGCAGTTTCCTATCATAAAACAGAAGGTCTTGATCCGATTCGTCTTGTTTTAGCAGGAGTTGGCATGGCGATGGCGATGGCGGGCATCATGCTGATCCTTGCTTCACAGTTTGACTCGCGCGAATACGAATTTATCGCCGGCTGGCTTGCCGGCGATATATGGGGTAATGACTGGAACTTTGTAAAAGCATTGGTGCCATGGCTGGTTGTCTTGATTCCGGCTGTATTGTGGAAATCAAATGTATTGAATCTATTAAACTTAAATGAAGGCACTTCTGCGGGGCTTGGAGTAAGAGTTGGCAGGGAGCGGATTATGCTGCTGCTCCTATCCGTTGCACTTGCATCAGCAGCTGTGTCAGTGAGCGGCGGCATTGTGTTTATCGGCTTGATGGCTCCGCATATTGCAAGAGGATTAACAGGACCGCGTCATCAGCATTTTGTGCCGGTTGCGGCGGTCATTGGCGCACTGCTGCTTCTTGGAGCGGATACGATCGGCCGCCTGATGCCTTTTACAACCTCTGTACCAGCAGGGATTATTGTCACATTGATCGGCGCTCCATATTTTATGTATTTGATGGTTAAAAAGTAA
- a CDS encoding rhodanese-like domain-containing protein, with protein sequence MIPMITAEEVRQKLENGEALALIDVREEDEVAEGMIPEAEHIVMGTIPGELDRLDPETDYIIVCRSGVRSENVARFLIENGFKATNMTGGMLNYTGETAPKK encoded by the coding sequence ATGATTCCAATGATTACAGCAGAAGAAGTACGCCAAAAACTCGAAAACGGTGAAGCATTGGCCCTGATCGATGTTCGTGAAGAAGATGAAGTTGCAGAAGGCATGATCCCGGAAGCAGAGCATATCGTCATGGGAACCATTCCTGGTGAATTGGATCGCCTTGATCCAGAAACCGACTATATCATCGTATGTCGTTCAGGTGTACGTTCTGAGAATGTAGCCCGCTTTCTCATTGAAAACGGCTTTAAAGCCACAAACATGACAGGCGGCATGCTGAACTATACAGGTGAAACAGCACCGAAAAAATAA